One genomic segment of Panicum virgatum strain AP13 chromosome 2N, P.virgatum_v5, whole genome shotgun sequence includes these proteins:
- the LOC120658942 gene encoding bisdemethoxycurcumin synthase-like has translation MGSAPANVREICRARRADGPAAILAIGTANPANCVLQDEFPDFYFGATKSEHLTGLQDKFTRLCQKLGVRKRYLHHTEELLGAHPEFLDPHAPSLDARLDIAKAAVPELAAEASRRAIAEWGRPAADITHLVVTTNSGAHMPGVDFRLVPLLGLRPTVRRTMLYLNGCFAGAAVLRVAKDVAENNRGARVLVVSAEITVQLFTRPEEGCFQTLVNQGLFGDGAGAVVIGADPVMIRTPAVVRERPIFEIVSAAQTIVPDSEDVITMHVTKGGYGGDISTRKVLVLIGDNIERCLLDAFEPLGIGAGWNDLFWAVHPGSSPVLDQVDAVLRLKPEKLAASRRVLSEYGNMFGVTVIFVLDELRRRMEKEEEEGAPEWGALMAFGPGLTVETMVLHRCVAQGTGAAPPDKLAAA, from the exons ATGGGAAGCGCTCCGGCGAACGTCCGCGAGATctgccgcgcgcggcgcgccgacGGCCCCGCCGCCATCCTCGCCATCGGCACTGCCAACCCGGCCAACTGTGTGCTCCAGGACGAGTTCCCGGACTTCTACTTCGGCGCCACCAAGAGCGAGCACCTCACCGGCCTCCAGGACAAGTTCACGAGACTTT GCCAGAAGCTGGGCGTGCGGAAGCGCTACCTGCACCACACCGAGGAGCTGCTGGGCGCGCACCCGGAATTCCTGGACCCCCACGCGCCGtccctcgacgcgcggctggaCATCGCCAAGGCCGCGGtgccggagctcgccgcggaggcCTCCCGGAGGGCCATCGCCGAGTGGGGCCGCCCGGCCGCCGACATCACACACCTCGTCGTCACCACCAACTCCGGCGCGCACATGCCGGGCGTCGACTTCCGGCTGGTCCCGCTCCTCGGCCTCCGCCCCACCGTGCGCCGCACCATGCTCTACCTCAACGGCtgcttcgccggcgccgccgtgctgcgCGTCGCCAAGGACGTCGCCGAGAACaaccgcggcgcgcgcgtgctCGTCGTCAGCGCCGAGATCACCGTCCAGCTCTTCACCCGCCCCGAGGAGGGTTGCTTCCAGACGCTCGTCAACCAGGGCCTcttcggcgacggcgcgggcgcCGTCGTCATCGGCGCCGACCCCGTGATGATCAGGACCCCCGCCGTCGTTCGAGAGCGCCCAATTTTCGAGATCGTGTCCGCCGCGCAGACCATCGTACCGGACTCCGAGGACGTCATCACCATGCACGTCACCAAAGGCGGCTATGGCGGCGACATCTCCACCAGGAAGGTCCTCGTGCTCATCGGCGACAACATCGAGCGCTGCCTCCTCGACGCGTTTGAGCCGCTCGGCATCGGCGCAGGATGGAACGACCTGTTCTGGGCCGTGCACCCGGGCTCGTCGCCGGTCCTGGACCAGGTCGACGCCGTGCTCCGGCTCAAGCCCGAGAAGCTGGCGGCGAGCAGGCGCGTCCTGAGCGAGTACGGGAACATGTTCGGCGTCACGGTGATCTTCGTGCTCGACGAGCTGCGCCGCCGgatggagaaggaggaggaggagggggcgcccgAGTGGGGGGCCTTGATGGCGTTCGGACCCGGGCTCACCGTTGAGACGATGGTGCTGCACCGGTGCGTGGCGCAGGGCACAGGCGCCGCCCCACCTGACAAACTGGCTGCGGCCTAA